The Ptychodera flava strain L36383 chromosome 14, AS_Pfla_20210202, whole genome shotgun sequence genome segment TTGCCCTTCGGCCTACAAAGTTGACAGCTCATCGATTGTAGTTCCTGATCGACGTCTCTCTCTTGAGTGAGAAAGAAACATAACTTTGATGACATCATATTTAAGTTTTAAATTTTCCGTTAAAAAATGTAAggcttttttatttattttcattgtttagGTCCGTATTATTGAGTCTACCGGTTTATGTGTTGTTTGGAGTTACGCTCCATTTGCTTGGTTTAGCATTGTATGCGTTCTACAACGGTAAGTCCTGATCATTGTTCATTGCTTTTAATTCTTTTCCCAATCCCAAAACGTAAGATCATCAATCAAATTACTTCCCGGAATCTTACTCTAGAAAGTCAGTTTACCAACTTTATAACACGTATACTTGTCTATGATTTCATGATCAATTGTTGACTATATTTTCATACCAGATGTTCCTATCACACCATCAGCCTTCAACGGAACCATTTATCAAGGTTAGTAGCGAGTTCTAATTTTTTTAGGGACAAATCACCGACAGATTTTGTATTCCAAGCTTTTTGGATCTCCTAATGATGCTGAGCATTCTCAACACGGTACTAGCGTTGAGAAAATGGGTGCCTGATTTAATGGCTGTTTGGCATTTTAGAAATGGGATTACCATTTGGAAAATGCGTACCAAGCGAACGAGTAACGCGTGGGTGATCGGCTTGTTTTGACTTATTCACTTTCGTCAAATCTACAATTAAAAaccaattgaaaatattttatggaTATGGTTTTCCCTTACTAATAGCTAATGTCACACAATCACCGGATAAAGACTTGCGGCCTCGTTCCCAGCCAGACTATAGCTCGCCTGATCAGGTATTTATGGTTTTTTGGAGACCTGTCCTATAGTGTAATCACAAGATAAATATTTGATGGAAAAGTTGAGATGATTTGTTACCTTTCGAATGCATAAAATAGTTTTGTGGTCATGATCGTCCCTTCTCTGTTTTGtcatctatctgtctgtccacCTGCCCCTGTATCTTCAAGCTGCTTACAAGTGATTCAGTAATTACGTATCCATTATTTCTTTCTCAATAGAAGGTTCTGTGAGCTAACTttcaggagagagagagagagagagagagagagagagagagagagaaatgacAAGTGTTTTTGCTCCCTTCAGATCTTAGTGTATTTCGTCAGTTCTCAGTTCGGCAAAATCCCAGGAATTCAAGGGCTGTTCGTGTCTTGTGTAACTGCGGGCTCACTAAGGTAAGTCACTTCATACATATGATCTTTGTCACCGTGACCTTTAAAGAAATGTGAGCAAAAGGGATGGGGGCACAGCTTAGTTCATTCGAACGCTTTTAAAACATTAGACTTCTACTATGAAGATTAATAACATTTGTTTCATAATAGTCGAATGTAAGTATGCtctttatttattgtttttctgttttcatttgaaacgTTTTATGCTGCATTTGGGTTGTTTCTTTGATGATGTGTCGAATTGTCTATCGTCTAAATTTCGACATTTTGCTCGTGAACATATATTCGTAAATCACTATACGGCTTTTTCTTACAAATGTttatgaaaaacaaagaaaattaatatacaAAAGGTGAATCTTCAATTTTTACGAATACACAACCTCATTTTTGGTTtccaattattttattttcaattaccATCTTGTCCCGTTTTTCTTCCATACAGTTCTGTGTCTTCGAGTATCAATTCTATGTCAGCTGTCACATTGGAAGACTTCATAAAACGATGGAGGGTCCAGGCGAGGACAAATGGCGAACAACGTGTAGCCAATGATGCCAGGGACACTTTAATTTCCAAAATTCTGTGTATGTATAGCGTTTCTCGTCTTTTGTTTCGTAATTGAAATATTCCATTTCAAAAGTACTAAAAGTGACTCGCCCAATTATTTATGTTATCTATGAGCAAGAAACATGAAATTTGATAATAATAAATTGATTAAAACAGGCGGGTGTGATATTTGTGTACAATGCACGACAGGCATGGGGTTAATTGTTCCAAATATGATGTATACCCGCCTGTGGAATtttatatgatattatattgTACACGTATATCTAACATTTTAAATCTATTTTCTCTATAGTTAAAGCACCCTGAAATGAGATTACAGATTTTATAATTAAACAAACTTCGTTACGGAAAATTCAGAGCACTGTAAGCATTAGGTATACATTAAACGCTCACTTTGCAGTGACAATGGAATTCAATGGAAGACGACGAAATGTGTTAACTTTGCTGCGGAGAAGCGCATGCCAAATGATTCAATAGGACTATTTGACCACTATTTAAATCGTATAGTCGTTCAGTCTCCGAATTTTCCCTATCATCCGAACGCCCCCTTATTAAACCTTCTACGCTCACATACGGGCTTATTTTAGCACTGGTATTGGACGATGAAGTCTCGTCCAATCGGAACAATGTATTAGATTACCTTAGACATTGATGTTATAAAATGTTAAATAGATAgactgatacatacatacatacatacatacatacatacatacatacatacatacatacatacatacatacatacatacatacatacatacatacatacatacatacatacatacatacattagtaTGTTAAGCCCTTTTACACCTGTAGAGTTCTACTATGAAGTATTTGAAATTCTCCTGTCTATGTGAAATATTGAATCATTGTAAACCGATTTTATTAACACAGAAAACTCGTTTTTGTCAATCATGCTTACAGCCTGTGTCTATGGAGCCCTAGGTGTTGGTCTTGCTTTAGTCTCAGCGAGTATCAATACTCTGATTGTATTGAGTCACATGTTGCTTGGACTGGCCGGAGGACCAATTTTGGCAGTTTTCACAGTCGGAATGACGTACAGACGGGCCAATGGAAGGTTAGTTAGTCACATTATAGTGGTCGCTTTTGAATCAATCCATGTTTGTTATGGAATCCGTTTTGCAAACATCCTTAGGTTTACCCATcaataagaattttttttcgttttttcgcATCAAAAATGCACAATACATTTATAATAACACGGTTAAAATGACTAGTCTTTTCAACACAGAGGAATGGTTATCGGCACACTGGTTGGACTTGGTGTTGGAGCCTGGGCAGCAATCGGAGCAAAAGTGTACAGAGATCAAATTAATGAAGTGTCGGCGTTTTACAGGGTACGTTTATTTGTCGTTCTATAAGGTAGATGGCTTCGGGGGTCACAATACACATCAAATCTGAACACATCTACAGATGAATTGGTTCCACCTTTCTTTCGAAGAACGTGAATCCATCAATGCAAGCTTAATACTAACAAACCTTTTTACGATTTGTCATGCAAAGTATCATAGGAATATTTTAGAGGCAAGTATAAGGTCAAATATACCCAACACATCTATGCATACACGCACGCACATTATGCACAGGCATATAACCAAACAGTACAaattatatatatgcattttgcTTTCAGATATCATTTGTGCTGTACAGTACACTGACCAGTGGCACAACAATTGTGGTGGGTATAATCGCCAGCGAAGTAATCCGTTTGATATTTCCGGCGGAGCGCCAAGCTAACGTCAGCCCATCGCTTCTGGTAACATGCTTAAGGTGAGCATCGAGAGTTCTGCATTTTCTGCCTCGGGACAATTGTTTTCTGACACTcagatttttacaataattttcttGTCTCCTGCtttttgggctcattttgatgCCTACGGAATAAAATAACTTTTTCAccatcttgattttgaaaagatcGAAAATTTCTCCTTCGTCATAGAAATACGAAACAGGCTAttacggccattttgaatttcagacatTGGTAATTCAAGGTAACTTGTTTCTCGTATCTCAAACTTTGCGTGGTGACCCCTGATTCACATTCCTGGTTATGGAAGGGAATATTGATTTAAAATTTCTTTGACGAAAGATCTAGCAAACGTTTAAACTTTCCTGTTTCAAATTGCTTATTGCCTTGATGTGGCATGAGCAATGTGACGATAATTGAAGGAGCTTCGCATTTCTGTGAAGGCTGCTCATCGTCACCAAAGCCGTTATATAATGCATTACCCACTGACTTCCCAGCATACTCTCTGTTTCAGACCCAAAGATCGGCGACCTGTACCACAAACAGCAAAACCACTCATGAATGAATGTGACGAAGGAAGTGGGGAAACTGCACTGTGAACGATAATTTTACCGTATTCGAAATTCGATCGAGTTTGACACCGATTTTAAATCCAAGAAGGATAGTTATGTCTTTTGAGGCGACTTTGAGAGAATTATCACGCGATTTATCGTACAGATACTTGAGTCTTCCTATTGTGATTTCATTCAGTTTAGTAATACAACCATTGCATAGGTTAGGATTCGGACATGTTTTAAGTGATTTTCGAGAAGCACGTGGGAATTTTTTTCGGCGGTTTCTGTTGCATGGATGTGCTGGCGTATAATTGTATTCTTGAATTAAAAGATAATCGATATCACTTCCTTGTGTCGATTGAAGGTGAATGGAGAGTCTTGTTCAAGTTAAACCAAGGCTAAGTCCAACAAAGCCCACTAAACAGATGTAATCTGCAAGGGATGAAAGTGACATGACCAGTTTGGTGACAGTTTACTTCAGTTGATATGTTTATTCGTTCTCAAAGAGCAAAGGCCACCGCCCATCTTTTCCATAAACTTACAAAATCAAAGGAAAATATACACGGACACGTGATAAAGAAAATAACATTACTTCAAGTCTAATTTACAGGTCAGGAACAGCTATTGCTCAGCTTTTAGGGCTTCATTTCTTCTCAACATTGCTTTATGGATGtacacagctaatttgaataaaataacagAGTTCTTTGATGAAAATAGAGAGATGAGTTTTTCAATAGTCGGATTGACATTTACATAGGCAGGCAGAAACTTTTCTCGAAGTTCACTATACATCGGACAAAACAATAAGAAATGAATTTCATTCTCCTGTACTGTAACATttcgtttttcacaaaaataacaatttctaaGTCTTTGATCAGTGTGTGCATGTCTTCCTGTTTCAATCGCAAGGCAATGGTTTGAACAGCGGAATTTTGAcagagaaaatttaaatttcagtaCTTGGACATGCTGTAGGTAACACTCTGGTTCAAGTTGCGACTTGAACAAAGAATAAAATCTAAGACGCGGAGATTCACTAACTACAGCATACCACTCTTGCCTATAACAATCTTTTAGTCTTTGAGAAAAGACAGATAAAAACAAACTGGGATTACCCACTTGTTGTTCGAGCCATACCTCACCAAAACCATATCTCATGAGTAGACCTTTTATTTTTGTAACCCAATTAACTTTACCTGCTTCATCTAAGTCTTTTAACATAATGTAACAGGATTTCGGATAACGAGAATCGCTCATTTCTATAAGTTTAAGCCAGTAAGCtatgcattttttcatgtatatacAACTTAATGGGAATCTCCCACATTCACCCAAAGTGGCTTCATTATTCACACCACTCCCAACACCAAGTAAAAATCTACATAACTTAAAATGTATTGCTTCAATAAAGGAGAGTACTCAAAACCCCATATCTCAGCACCATAGCATATAACAGGAACTACACAGCTGTCAAATAATTTAAATGCATTTTGTAAAGACATACCCCCAGTTTTCTTAATAGCTATTTGAATTTGTGTTAAGGCTTTTCTACCTTTGCTAGCCAGATCGTGTTTTGCTGGAGTCCAACTTAGTCTAGATGAAATTAACAAACCAAGGTAATTATAATGCCTTACACTTTGTACTTCTTTACCCATGTAAAACcacttttcatatttctttaaaatgcCGCCGTTTCGAAAAACCAAAATTTTTGTCTTGTTTAAATTTACTTTCATGCACCACTGCTTACAAAAACGCTCTAATTGATTAATTTTGCGTTGTAAAGAAATCGGCAAATCTGCATTATCTACAACATCATCAGCGTACATAAGTAAACCTAAGCATGGCAAATCTTCACTGACAAATATACCATCCCTTTCATTTTGActcatatatgtgtacaactcaTTTATAAATAAACTAAACAACAAAGGGCTCAGCATGCAGCCTTGCCTTGTACCAATATTGCATTCAAAATAATCCGTTAGGCCGTTACTACACAAAACACATGATTCTAACTTAGAGTACATAGAACGTAAAACACTCAAAACTTTGCCATGTAAACCATATGAAATAAGTCTATACCATAAATAATCGTGCCTAATACAATCAAAAGCCttagaaaaatcaacaaaaatacaatacattCTCCCCTTTCGATTTGAAAGATACTTTTGTGCTATCGATTGTAAAGAAAATACATGATCTATGGTACAATATCCTCTCCGAAAACCAGCTTGTGCTTCAGttataatatttaaattatttaccCACTTGACAAGGCGGTCAtttaaaatttttgtaaatattttactaatCACTGACAGCAGGGATATCCCTCTGTAATTGTTTACTTCATACACTGATCCCTTTTTGTGTAGAGGATAGATAATACCTCTACACCAAGAGCTCGGAAAATTACCAGAGACTAAAATAGCACTAAACAAGTTTACCAGGTAATTCGATAAAATATTGGCACCACATTTGAACATCTCGTTCACAAAACCATCTGGTCCTGGTGActtgttatttttcaatttattaattgtgttttcaatttctgtTTGGGTAATGGGCGAATTTAACAAAACTGGTTCATTTCTATCACACAGATCGCAATACCTgtcatgtttcatcaaattgctctgtacatgattATCAAACGCAAAGTCACCCGTaggtacatttacatttaaCAAATTGCGAAAATAGTTGTACCAATCTGAAGCTGTTACTTTATTATTTACAGATCTAGTCCCACTACCTCTTAACCTCTTGATCGCCGACCAAAATTTTGACGGATCGTTGAGGTTTGATAAATGCAAAGACTGTTGATCCCGTCGATATGTTTGAAGTTTTGACTTGCAAAGTTTCTTATGATAGTTTCTAGCTTCAATATATTTACGTCGTGTGGTTTCATTGCTCGATTTTCGAAATGCTTTCAAAAGCTGAAACTTTTCATTACGGAACTTATTACACTCATTTACTTCAGTTGAGGTATTGTAATACTGATGCAGGCAAAACTGATGTTTCTAATTCTGgttgaaatctgtgatttgtgTCATTTATTGAGTATTTGTCGTCATTTACGTAATAATGCGTGAGTCCGAGTGTGGTGGACACGATAAGTTCGGGTGGCTGAGTTACAGGTGTACGTAAGACGCCGGAAATGGCCGATCTGCGCAAACTTATTTCATCCGAGCGCAGTTAAGTTTGTGCCTCCACTCAACGTCTCCAAAAAAGTTCGCAATCCTTCCACTTTACCCTTTATGAATTTCTGGAAGAATGCGCCTGGGAAATACGGTGACATCGGCAGAAAGTAACATCGGCGTACCTATCCTGGATGAAGTTTACCGTAAACTGTCAACAAATGCTCTGAAGACTTGTTCACGCAGCTACAGCGCCGGGTATAACCTCCCGAGTTCAGTGATTACTTTGACACCTATTACGATTTATGTCGCAGTGGTCATCGTCACAATGTATGGCTGATACTTTTGATGTTGTTCgtctgtaaatgaaaaatattttccgcGTTTCCACCTACATGTTTAAAATTTCCaaattatcatgttaaatcTTGTTGAGAACTGACTTGGGTGGAAGCATATTGATAATGGAGCCAGATATCCTTGATGGTTCATTGATTCGATGACACTTTGCGTTTTAGTGTCTCTCAAGTAGGGCGATCAAGTATGATTTATTAAAATGATGCAAACGGTGCGATGGTACATTCAAGGTCCTTCGAAGTAGAATATGTGAGCAACCGAAGCGAAAATCGCATGCTGTGACGCTATTCATGTATTTAGTGATAACTTTTGAATTTACGTTCACGTTCTGGGCAGGAGGACAATGTGAATGTGCGGCCTAACTACCTAAATCAATCCAGTTTAAAGCAGTCATCAAGTCTGACAACCCGGTTCATTGCTTTGTCAGTTCAAGTCAAAGAAGAAAATTTGTCTTGATTAAgaaaaattttattcatttaaatTCAATTCAAACAAAAGATCGTGTGTTATTACGAGTCTACTTCGCATAATTGTATCATCGCATTAGCAACTGGCATCGCCTTAATCTGTTCGGTACAACCCTCGAAATCCGCGTCGTCTCAACTACTAGTTActtccaccccccccccttttacCTTTCTGTTCACGTataaaagaaaaattacaaattttatttaacaGAGTAATAAATATCAGTGGCGATCATTTACATTCCAAGTGACAGAAGGATCCATAGAATTGAAAAGACATATTGGCCATTATGGAGTCGGGAAACCACGAGACTTTGCATACTGAAATCCTAAAAAGTCGTAAAAACGCAGTTGTCCTACAGGTTTGAACCAGAGCTCATTCTTTTTTCTGCTTAACAGTAAAAGTGATATCCTCCATTTTCGTGATAAGtttttctgagttttttcaattttaaacagaCCCCGTCGGAAACTGTCCAAAAAATAATCCAATTTCGAACCAAAATTGACCAATTTATTTCATAACCCACTCAAACTGCACTCGCACTGTAAACAGTGAAGTCTTGaagtgatgtgatgtgatgtgagcCGGAGTTAATTAAAAAAGGTGCGATGCAGCAGAAGAAGCAAAGCAATAATCGTGAGAGTGCCAATTTCTCATCCCCAATATGTTGAATAATGTTTCTGAACTCAACGATGATACTACTTGTGCGTCAATAGAACTCTGCAATTTCACGTCCATGCATTTTGCCGCAGAAAACGAACTGCATTTTGAATAGTGCCGTACAACCATGAATACCAGATGGTATGATCTTGTAGGGGTAATGAAGTGGCCAATCAGACGGGGGCCTAGATACCCCCAATCCTGGATAAAGGGGAACAAAGCGAACAAAACATGCCTTGCTGAAGGACGCGATGTCGAAGTCGTGTATCAATGTCATAGTTGGCGGAGAGGGAATCTAGCCTAAACATAATACAAAATACACCCCTCTTTATTTAATTAATCGTAAGTTTATAATAGGCGCTAATTTGGAAGGGGATAACAGTAATTTCAATATTCTATGTCAGTATGAATTTCCACATACTTGTGAAGATAATGATTAATTTCGCTTGGATTGTTGGAATTAAACAAATAGAGCAACTGGCATTAAGGCTTTCCTTTCCAATCAACAGAGCTGCATTTCGAGCGGCTATGACTGAACCTTCCATCTGACTCATGACGTCATTCATTACACCAATGTTATACAGACCAGGCGACAATACCACATCTTGGTAAGTAGCGCCACCAGCGGTGTGGGGCTCCAAAACTGGATGTCCGAAATCCCAGTGGTGTTCAGCACGAACAGACGGGTTGATAAACATGTCTTCAATATCGACGGTAAAGTTGCGGGTCGTTGTCACTTTGTAATAGATAAGATCTCCCATGCTTATGGACGTAATGGAAGCAAGGCCGCTGGCTTTGCCAGGAATACCAATGATGAACCCGGAAACATTGCGATCAGGGTCCTCGGTGAAATATTCCATATTATAGCCCTCTGCAGTAACAATGTAAGAGTACGCAGCGTACCAATCCCTCGCTGGTTTGCTCACAGGAGGATCAAAGTTCTGGAAATTTATTTCTGGAGAAAAAGTACACCGACAGAAGGTGGATGTAGCTAGAAGGCTTTGCGTAAAGCTATGAGTGGCTGCACAGGACCCTATTCAGGGATGGAAATGTGTTTTTTATGTAATAGAGGAATGGGGTATATTCTGTTTCGTACATTTACTAAAACGACATCCGGAAAGTGCACTATACTACTACTCTGTTCATACATTTCACGCTATTGATATTCTGTGTGATGGTTTTCTCCTTCTTATGCTGAAGTGTTATACCCCACCCCCTGCATAGATCTAATACCACGTCCTTGTTTTCTGTGAGTTTTCTTAATTGAACACCAGCTCATGTTCGATCATTCCATTGAGTAAAAATGTATTGCAGCACTGGTAAGTCAAGCAAAATGCCATACTTTCAACGATAACAAGGTTCTAGCAGCGGCCACTTTACCTTTCTCTGTACCTCGACAGTAACAGCggtcaatttctcaattttagCGCGTCTTTATGCTCAACCCCATAAACAATGCCAAACTGCTGAAGTTTCGTCCGCATTTCAGCAGTTATTTTTGGCACAGGCTTTCGTTTACAGCCACTCTGATGGCTCCGATAACTACACCTGATAAAACGTCATCGACAGGATTTCATTTCTTACATTGTGATGTATATTCAGAGATATGAAAACTGCAGTATGACCCATGCAAAGGACAAGAACAATGCTAACATTAAAATCCCCCGAGGGGTACTCCCACGGAAAAGGTGTACCGGTCACTATATCACGAAATAGTCTCTGAACATGGGTCGAGAACAAAGCAAATGTCCCATGCTTTAGGAAAACCTTTACATGCAACAGAATAATAAAAGGGGAATTTCCCCAAATTTGTCAAGCAAACCCCTAACAATGGGTCATACTTTTGGAATATACACAGGTACATGTTTTCACCTTGGTCGGCACATTCCCGCATGAAAATATCAGGAGTATCCCCAGGGATTAACATCACACGCACTATACCCGTTGTCatctgaataattgaaaaagagacaGTACTGATTGCATTCTGACCTGTGGCTTCCAAGGGTGCTGCGATAACTACGTAGTCGGCATACATTTCACGTTGCTCGTTCTCTCGTTGGTACACCACGTTGAAACCATTCGACAATCTCTCTACCGTTGTTACTGTCGAATTCAGGAAAACCTCAGCTGAAGCTGCCTCAACAAGTGCGTCAACCAACTTCAGGTTACCGCCAACAACTCGACCTAAAAggtaaaaacattaaaactttaCAGAAATACATCGATATAATAACAGTTAGGACGGTAACCTCTGCAATCTACCTGACGACATTCATAAACATATCATGTTTCATTGAAACGAGCTGTCCTGTTGCTCGTCGTACAGTACCTAGGTACAGCTGTCAGTATAACCCAAATCGTGAAAGAAACAAGGCAAACTTTTAAAGTGTGTTGGCCTGCCGATTTCCTTCCGATGAACACATGCATACAAATAtacttgcatgcatgcatacatacatagatacatacatacatacatacatacatacatacatacatacatacatacatacatacatacatacatacatacatacatacatacatacatacatacatacatacatacatacatacatacatacatacatttcatTACGTATTTGAATGCTCCCAGGGACAGAAATTTTgcactctcaaatttctacaattccttTCTGGTCTACCAATCGTGGGGATATTTAAACCTGTTGGAGTAACAaacattttcacagtcttagttttcgaAGATTGGAAATATTATTTCCCCCATACTGTGAACACagggattttgaatttcaaatatcagtaaatgttaaataatttatttctcttgtaccaaactttgtacagtgacccgttactttcattttacatttggtAAGggatgattgaaagtttcattgaggaagggctgaccaaagtttaagtctttactTTCGAGGCGATACCCTGATTCAGATAAACCTCGTGTTTCCTCATTTCCAATGTGTGACGTTAGAACATTAGATTGTTGTTACTAGCAAGATCATACCTGTCCCCATAAACGCTGATAGTGACGTGTACatggaaaatacatgactttCCAGTCCTTGAGAATTAATAAACTCCTGCAGGGGTGCCATCGCCAAATCTTGAAGTTCGAGATTTACGCTCCCGTTTGTGTAATACTGTCGACTTTCAAGAGTCGGCCATTGTCCGAGTGCACCGTAGGACAAGAATTTCTCCATCTCTGAGAAGGTCTCGTAGCCCCTTAGAGCATAGTTGTCTTCCATCCTGACGTAGAAATCAACTGTTCCGTTTTCCAGAATTTCCATAGACTCCTCGTGGGCTTTAACAATTTCTCTGGTGTCGATCAGATGCGTGCCGTTCCATGCAGTGAAGGTAAACGGTGACACAAAGTTTGGTTCACCGTCAAAATCTCTGTCTGTTCTATCGAGACCCATTTCATCGACCAGTTCCTTGATGTATCTACAAGGAGACTTGACAAATTTGTAAGTGATTGCATTTACATCGATTGCCTTAAAATAACCATGCTTGTGctaatgttttcaatatttcaatacaGGCGATACGACTAAATCCACGTAAAGCCTCAGAACAATATGAAGACttgattcaaattttggtggctAATTTTAACTGCCCTTGAACAGGGACATATAAGCTCTTCAGAAATCCATTACAAATTTGGGAAGTCTGGCAAAATCATATCCAGTTTTCAAACAGTATGATTACAAAACCATGCCAACAATCACTTCAACGTGGGGCAAAACATTTTGGGTGCCCTCTTCTGCGAATTTTAAGCAAATAGCAAACGTTCTTGAAGATCTTGACATTAATGCAAAGAAGACGCATACACATATCAATATAAATGATGTCGAACTTGACTTTTATGAAAGATTTTAGTATATTGAATGGAGAAGTAGTTAAAACTGCTGTCTGTCAAATTATGGTACTAACTTACAAAGAAATCAGTCTATATATGGACGTGCACCGATAAATTCAACTCacttttttaattaaaaattgTTAGTATGTAATGTAAATAAATTGTAGTTACGCGTTTTCATTATCGTCCAGACACTTTCGAATTGAACTTTTTTATGTCAACTGCAATTTCCAGTTCTACTCCAAAGTATGTTGAGAGATACATATGTTAAGCTTGTCAACCGAGCCTGTACATGTTTAGACTGCACTGTTATTGATGGCAAGTGACTTTTGGTCAGAATTAGAATTAAAGTGTAAACAATAAAGGCGCTGTATCGACCTGAAATGTGGTGGGTGTTTCAAGATTTCTTTTGGacggagttgaacaagaaatttgGAGTGACGCAAAAACAAAACTAGTtcgaaaatcatcaaaaattaccgCTACTGGCCCTTTTTAAGTCTGGAATGAAGTATGTATTTCAAAACTGACAGCCCTTTTATAGAGTAAGATTAAACTCCAGGCTGGAGTTTCCAGGTTCTTCGCTGGAAGGGTCAGTTTATGAGCCCTATAGCGACCCTGATTTGTGTCAACCGAAATAACTGTATTTGGAGctatgaagaaaactctgtgaCAGTAACGTATGAGAGGTACAGTAAAACACCTCCACAAATTACGGATAATTTGACACAAAAGTAATATAAGAAAGAAACCCGGATTTTGAGCCAGCGCTTTTACATTAAGTATTTAGACGCGCATGTATAGTGTGAGTTG includes the following:
- the LOC139149627 gene encoding prenylcysteine oxidase 1-like translates to MIATKMFLSWISLLCLCISLQNILCKLTVDATSSLGNPTVVIVGSGIGGTSCAYYLKKILPDANVVILETDSRIGGRIYDVKIDGEVFGIGGYAWAGYHGYIKELVDEMGLDRTDRDFDGEPNFVSPFTFTAWNGTHLIDTREIVKAHEESMEILENGTVDFYVRMEDNYALRGYETFSEMEKFLSYGALGQWPTLESRQYYTNGSVNLELQDLAMAPLQEFINSQGLESHVFSMYTSLSAFMGTGRVVGGNLKLVDALVEAASAEVFLNSTVTTVERLSNGFNVVYQRENEQREMYADYVVIAAPLEATEINFQNFDPPVSKPARDWYAAYSYIVTAEGYNMEYFTEDPDRNVSGFIIGIPGKASGLASITSISMGDLIYYKVTTTRNFTVDIEDMFINPSVRAEHHWDFGHPVLEPHTAGGATYQDVVLSPGLYNIGVMNDVMSQMEGSVIAARNAALLIGKESLNASCSICLIPTIQAKLIIIFTSMWKFILT